One window of the candidate division WOR-3 bacterium genome contains the following:
- a CDS encoding phosphopyruvate hydratase, whose protein sequence is MSRRIKNVVGREILDSRGNPTIEVEIELQSGKKRSASVPSGASTGKYEAVELRDSGSRRYGGKGVLQAVENVNKIIGPALIGKDVIEQPNLDRLLIELDGTPNKKRLGANALCGVSLAIARTAAAELGIPLYKYLGGPYAVLMPVPMMNIINGGIHTLLQGPDFQEYMIVPYGAGSFKEALRWGSETYHALKKILLNRGLRIAVADEGGFVPKIASNQEPLDYIVEAIEKGGYRPGEDIGIALDVAASAFYENGKYKLRIENKELNAEELIERYCSLVDKYPIVSIEDGLAEDDWKGWKLLNKRLGHRVMLVGDDIFVTNVERIEKGIKENVANAVLIKPNQIGTVTETIAAVHMAQRVKWGVVVSHRSGETVDSFIADFTVAMGTGALKTGAPCRGERVEKYNQLLRIEDDLKGAAIHPSKEFWSRS, encoded by the coding sequence ATGAGCAGAAGAATAAAAAATGTTGTAGGACGGGAAATATTGGATTCCCGGGGTAATCCGACTATCGAGGTCGAGATTGAATTGCAGTCGGGAAAGAAAAGGAGTGCTTCCGTGCCATCGGGTGCTTCTACAGGAAAATATGAAGCGGTTGAGCTGCGCGACAGCGGCTCCCGAAGATACGGAGGTAAAGGTGTGCTACAGGCGGTTGAAAATGTCAACAAAATCATCGGTCCCGCCTTAATAGGTAAAGATGTTATTGAACAGCCCAATCTGGATCGGCTCTTGATCGAACTTGACGGAACGCCGAACAAGAAGCGGCTCGGCGCGAACGCCCTGTGCGGTGTTTCCCTGGCGATTGCACGGACCGCGGCGGCGGAACTCGGTATTCCCCTGTACAAATATCTGGGTGGTCCTTATGCTGTATTGATGCCGGTTCCGATGATGAACATCATCAACGGAGGTATCCATACACTCCTCCAGGGACCGGATTTTCAGGAATATATGATTGTGCCGTATGGTGCAGGTTCTTTTAAAGAGGCACTCCGCTGGGGCAGCGAGACATATCATGCCCTGAAAAAGATATTATTGAACAGGGGCTTACGGATTGCGGTTGCTGATGAAGGTGGTTTTGTACCGAAGATCGCTTCGAATCAGGAACCCTTAGATTATATCGTGGAGGCGATTGAAAAGGGCGGTTATCGGCCCGGCGAAGATATTGGAATCGCCCTGGATGTTGCGGCGAGCGCTTTTTATGAAAACGGTAAATATAAACTACGGATCGAAAACAAAGAGTTGAATGCAGAGGAACTTATTGAGAGATATTGCAGCCTGGTCGATAAGTATCCGATTGTTTCCATCGAGGACGGACTTGCAGAAGATGACTGGAAAGGATGGAAATTATTGAACAAGAGGCTCGGTCACAGGGTCATGCTCGTCGGAGACGATATTTTTGTGACGAATGTGGAACGGATAGAGAAGGGAATCAAAGAGAATGTCGCCAATGCGGTTTTGATAAAACCGAACCAGATCGGTACGGTCACTGAAACGATAGCTGCAGTCCATATGGCTCAGCGGGTCAAGTGGGGTGTCGTTGTATCCCATCGCAGCGGTGAGACCGTCGATTCTTTCATCGCGGACTTTACGGTCGCCATGGGAACCGGGGCATTGAAGACCGGAGCGCCGTGTCGT